In Labrus mixtus chromosome 9, fLabMix1.1, whole genome shotgun sequence, the DNA window ACTTAATCTGACCTCCACCTGCTCTTTCAAGCTCTTGGTTTAAAAAGCAGGAACAGTTACTTTTAGCCACTTgtgataaaaaggaaaaaaaacatacagtatagaaGGTGGTTAATATCTGCAAGGGATTTGAGCCTCATGCAGTGCTGAACTTTGCAGCTTCAGAGGTGACACTTCAGTCATGGATCTGACCAACAGTCACTCTCTGGGCCAATAGATCTATTTTCAGGTATAGACGGCAAAATCCTGTCAACACCCGTCCACGCCTGGAAGGCGTTAAGCCGTTGACAGAAGCATAAGCTGTCCATCCAGGAGGTGCAATACCTGCTGTTACAAAGTTACAAAGAACTGGCTCTCTGCATACAGAAGTGCGATCAGAGAGGACACAACCTCAGAGTGtgcaaattaaaacaacaatgtaCTGTGAAGGATCAGAACTGACTTCCTGCGTCGGTTTGTTTCCACGGAGAACTGGCGAGCTCTGGTTCTGCACAGCTTCTGCTCTTCCACCAAAAGTTGTCGCTCGTTCTCGAGGCCTCCATCAGCTCCCAACCTTGAATTTCTAGAAGTGAGCCGctaaggaggggggggggggggggggggtcatggcAGCAAAGACGTCTGTCACAATCGTGTTACCTTggacttaaaggtgcactatgtcgttttggtagagaaatgtacagtttctgtggtatatgttcatgatacacaaactgtcctcagaggaaaattaagtccctggaacactgtttgaagataaaatgctacacgAGAAGTTATGGTTGGGGATCTGCAACAGTGACACTATAaatctcctggtagctttttagctccaaaccgtgtccatgttttttttttatttgagtaaagtttgtgtatttagttcagaaaataaagcatataattgtttcacttctccaactttcaaatttcactaccaaatctacatagtgcacctttaagtttTCAATAATATTACAGGCTGGTTGTAAACAGGTAGGCCTATCATTAAACTGATTAACATGCTGAATAACTTCTCTTCAATTCATTTACATCTTCGCACAATGAAAAGCGATATTTTTAGTTGATCATTTCTAGGATACGAGTGGTAGAAGAAGTTGTCTTGAAGAAATTGCATCCTCCGAGGCTGCTGCTGGTTGCAGACGCAGGGGCAGACATACAGGTTCAGGTCCCAGCAGAGCTCTTAGCAAGCGGCTAACTTGTCTCCTTCAGCTAACGCCAGCCGCTGTTTACTTATTCAACCCATTTCAGGGCGGAGATAACCCTGCAAAGGACATGTTCGTCTCAACGTCGTGGAAACCTCTCCTGGAAGATGAGAAACCGTCCTTTTGTCGTGCACAAAATAAACGCTGCGTCTAACTTGTCACTTTTCTAGCAGCTTCACCTGAGTCTGTCTGTGTACAGTCACTCCATGATAGCAACCGAGGACGCAGTTCCTTGACGACGGAGCTCGTGCTGGTCATAACCGAgatgtccagcagagggcgcgcCTCTTTGTGCTTGAATGCCGCCTTCAGGTACACCTTGAAGTGTCGTAATATATTTAGCAATGAAAGATAGAGAATGCGACATTAATTTAAGTGAAATAACTAAGAAGAGATACAATAAAGTAATGCTATCAGGCTAAGACGATGTTTGTTGTGGTTCGAGATAACAGGTTAGGAAAAGTCTGCATTAGTGGAAGCACCTTTTAAAATCCAATCAACGCTTTGCAGGTCCCTGATGCAGAGTCTATAATTCAGTCAGCAATTacttttctttatatattttcatttttttggtgACAAACACTTTGACATTTCTTGACAGTTCTTCCTACATGTAcatttgtcaataaagacaggcactgacatttaaatataaatgcatATTATAacatagaaataaaatacaggTAGGATTAGAGCTATAAATAAACTCGTTTGAAATATTTAGATCCTATAATTGTTTACAACCATGTCAAAACATAGCATATTTTTATTCACACGTTTGTATCCAAATCTGTATTCCAAACATATAGCCTACACTTTTCCACATCCTCAATCTGCTCGGGACTGATGTCTTCCATATGATTTAAAAGGTGTGCTGCTGTTATCTGTTAAATCTGATGTTACCTTGAGTTAAGAGGATTTAGAAAATCTGTCTTTTCCCAGATTGTTTATGTTACCCTATAGACGGGGGGGCACTGCATCAAATCTATTTCCACTGTCAAAGCCCCATAGAGTATTAATGGTGCTATTTCCTGCTGCCTGCACACTGACAATTACAAATAGTCCCAAGAAAATAATCCCGTCGCCTTTACGCTCTGTTTATGGCACAGGTCAGTGGAGTTCTTCTGTGCTTAAACCCTCGATTACTTTGACATAGTGCTTTAATAtcgcttttttttatttgggcttTCCGGTCACACCCTTTGAACATCAGGGACGCGGAACCCAGATATAAACAGTTATCCTAAATTATCTGAAAATTAAAGGCCAGCGTGTATTCAACAAATTTTCTAATGTCCTAagtttttaaacacaccttAAAAGCTGCTAGAAATCCTCCCAGTGGGCGGTGCAGAGGCAGCATCGTCAGCATGAAGACCCAAGGTGGGACTGAGGGTAAGAGTCAGTCTGACAGGTGCTCTACAGTCCCGCAGCTGATGTGTAACCACGAGTTGCAGTTGGAATCGTTTGAGGTAGTTTTGGCTCGTTTCGACTTAATTACGTGATAATTGAGTTATTTTGGATCCCAGCCTTTTCAGGGGTAAGTTGACGCTCTATAAGATTTAATGTAGATGCATTTTAGTGTAAAACAGGTTAATGTCCGTGCCTTATTTATAAATGAGAAATGTTTGCAAATGCTTGTGAAGCTTCAGGCCAATCATATTACAACATAAGGACAAACGGTGTGAGACTATATGTTTCTGAATAATTTCCGCCTGCAGTATCACAGTTTGTCAGATGTCCTGTTGTAGGCTACATCTTCTGTCTAATAGGCTACACTGATTTCTCTACTTTACATGGTGAGTGAGAAGATTTGACACATTCTGTTATGTCATGTGCACATGCAGACAGCTCCACTAATGAACCGCAGGAGAATCTGATGATCTGCCATAGTTCATCATTAGAATAGGCTAGTGATGTTACTGCCACTTCTGAAATCTATCATTGTAtaacaatgttttgttttctttataataATTAAGAGAATAGCCAGTCATGTCTTAAAACGGCAGAAGACAATTCCAAAATCCATGGAGGTAAATCCACAGGGTACAGCTATATCAACTattattaagaaaacaaaaaaaatacagcaaattcattatatgtatatattttatatctcCATGGTTACACCAATTTCAATGTATTTGGGATTTTGCACCTTCTCTGGCTCATCAGCGTGACCACTATTCATTGTTTCTTATTTAAGCTGAATACAACAAGATGctagacaaaataaatgttgcagtgtttttataaaaCGACATTGTGTGTGCTGTAAGATTGCTCAGTTTTGTAAAAATGGTGTTAACATTAACTATGACTGAATGGAGAAACAAGCTACCGAGAGAACCAAGTTATTCAAATGTAATTACTGGACAGAAAGTAGATTTCCTTGTTTGACAACGACTCATAATCAAATTACTTTTAAATAGAATTACTGTCATCTGAGGTTATAGTCATGGACCAATGGATGGAGTTAACTTTATAGTGGAAACAGTTAATAGGCCTACACGTTAGCATTGGTTTTGACCTTTAAACATCTCTAATATTGTTGAGTTATATTCCAGAAATGAACAATAAATCAGTCAGAGGCTGAACGGAAGGCCAGTGCCAGGGCATCAAATGAAGGCAAGCAGATGATGAGTCTGTGGGTGGTGTCACACATGTAGTTATAATTCAGCAGAGACCAGCTGTCCGTTTGATACTGGTttacagtcattttaatacgGGCTCGTTCCCCACGCAGGCAGTTTTTGGAAATATAGAGAGAGCTGATGTTGATTTCCCTAAGACAGTAGACTTCTTTAGGTAATATGTCTTCTTTGTCAGGCATTAATAATGCATTTACTTTATTATAAAATGTGGAGAGggatataaaaatgtttttgcaaacATATATAAATCATTTATATACATTTAGCAGACGTTTTTGTCCAAAGCGACGtgcatcagagagtaagaacaacataTTCAAAGATCTACAGAGGAGGAAACCATGTCAGGAAGTGCAGACCAACAgttttttaatcacacaatcaatcaatcaatctatcaatccttatttgtatagcgccaatttataacaaatgcaatctcaagacacttgacataagagcaggtaaaagaccttactcttccTTATATTATCTAAAATAACccacattaatccatcatgagcactaagcaacactTTGCAAAGTAACAAAGCTCAAAGTAAAtatatcatcatcaacaacatcatcagCTGCTCTTGTTTTAAGTTTCAATCACCATCAAAACCATTCTAAATATCGTCATCGTGGTCACATATATCATGATCAATATCacggtcatcatcatcattcataTCATTAAGTGCActggtgttcatgaaagagttgggtctttagttttttcttaaaggtgcaaagggactcagCAGATCAAACAGATTTTAGTAGTCCGTTCCACCGCtgggggggcgacagaggagaagagtctagctaGAGACTTAGAGccttgttgtgaaggttggatcaaacggctttcattggcagagcttATTGGGGGGCGGGAGGGGATGTAGACCTGAGATGAGAGAGTCTATGTAGGGAGTGATTTTCTAACATCTACAATATGTTTACTTGTCTTTAGATGAAGAAATGAAGGCAGAGCCATGATGATGGCACGGCAGGTTGTGGCCAAACCCCGGAGGCAAGCTTTACGGGGAGATGGCTACCTGTTACACGCTCAGTCTTCCTCCTGCCTTTCAATGACAGAGGAACTCTTCTTAGATGCCGCAGAATATGGAAACATTCCCGAAGTGAGGCGGATGCTGGAGCAGCTGCCAGAACTGGACGTCAACTGTGTGAACTACATGGGCCTGAATGCATTGCAGCTGGCTGTTGCCAATGAGCATTTAGAGGTGACTAAGCTCCTGCTCACCAAGAAAGACCTTGCTAGGATAGGAGACGCTTTGCTGTTGGCCATCAGTAAAGGCTACATCCGTATAGTGGAGGCCATACTGAACCATCAGGCCTTGGCAGACAGTCACATGCTGACTAACAGTCCCAGTCAGGCTGAGACACGCGACGACTTCTTTGCCTATGACGAGGACGGCACGCGTTTCTCTCGCGACATCACTCCCATCATCCTGGCGTCGCAGTGCCACGACTATGAGATTGTGCATATACTTTTCACCAAGGGGGCCCGAATAGAGCGGCCCCATGACTACTTCTGCCAGTGCAGGATCTGCAGTGAGCAGCAGAGGCACGACTCCTTCAGCCATTCACAATCCCGCATCAACGCATACAAAGGTCTGGCCAGTCCAGCGTATCTGTCCCTCTCCAATGAAGACCCGGTGATGGCAGCCCTGGAGCTGGGGAACGAGCTGGCAGTTCTGGCAAACATTGAGAAGGAATTCAAGGTACTGTATTGAAGAAACATGTCACTTTGTTTTGGTGACAAGGATAAAGATGCTGTCTTTGTCTGTTACAGAATGAATACCAGAAGCTGTCCATGCAGTGTAAGGACTTTGTTGTGGGACTCCTGGATTTGTGTCGAAACACAGAGGAGGTGAAGGCCGTCTTGAACGGGGACACTGAATCATGTCAAAGCACTGAAACCTTCAGCAGACAAAACCTCATCAGATTAAAACTTGCAATAAAATACGAGGTTAAAAAGGTAAGCACTAAAGATACGCCCCTTTCACTTTAATTATTGGACTTGATGTAACTGTTTTCATAttctattttgtgttttttttttctccctttccgGTCTATCCAAATCATCCTTTTCCCCTTACACACCCTTCCTCCAACCTTCTCTCTGttcctcatacacacacacacaaaccaatgATGCAGTTTGTGGCACATCCAAACTGCCAACAACAACTCCTCTCCATCTGGTACGAGAACTTGTCTGGACTACGTCAGCAAACCACAGCGGTTAAAGTCCTGCTTGTTCTTGGAGTGGCTGCTGGATTGCCTGTCCTGGCCTTTATTTACTGGATTGCACCATCGAGTAAggtgagttaaaaaaataaagtttcctgtttacattgttttttttttttttacatagtaGATTGTAAAATGTAAGTGTTTCTTAAGTTGTGATTATTCTCCAGCAATGGCGGCTCATCCCAGAGGCTTTAGGATGTGATGCTCTTGTAGTTCCTGACCATGTAGAAATGATGTTTAAGGTATTGTTTACCTGGAATTAAAATTTTTTAAAGACCCAATTGCAGGTGTAGAATTGTCCTTTTGCTAACATTGTATTACAATGACTTACGATGGACAGTCGAAATTTGATTCAGTCAAATACAGATATTGACTTTTAATTGCACCTGTTCATCTGCCTTGTCAAACCCTGGTGCCTACATTACCCAAAATGCATCTACGTCTAATAATTCTGTCAAATAATCTGGTAAACCTACAGAGGTGATGAGTAGCTGGATTCACACGTCTTGTCTTGTACTCTCCCTTTTGTGTTGCTCCACATCAACAGGTGTATGTAGATGTGTTGTATGGGATGGTGCATGCACCTTTTACAAATATGTTTTGGTTTAAAGTGAGGTCTGGAATccactttttcatttattattattattattttattgagtttttccatgtttttttttgtttgttcattatTTGAAAtgagtttgtattgtgtttgtttatctttgtcttctgtacagcacattgagtttacgttttgtgctatacaaataaaattgaacAGATTTTCACATTTGAATCCATCTGACGCTGCCTTGTGTGTGTCATCACTTGAGGCCAATCATCAGACTTCACTCTGCTGtgtctgtaataaaaaaaaagaacaacgtTATTACCTTGTCTTGTTTCAGCTGGGGAAACTCATGTGTGGACCTTTCCTGAAGTTCGTCGCCCACGCGGCTTCCTTTATGATTTTCCTGTGCCTGCTGATCCTGAACGCAGCAGACCGGTTTGGGGGAACATCGCTGCTTCCTAACATGACGACCCATGATCACCCCTCGCAGTTGTTTCGAATGAAGACCACCCCCTTCACCTGGATGGAGATCCTCATCATCTCCTGGGTTATAGGTAATGAGTGAAACCACCTCACTATAaccctcctctcttttcatATACGATCACAAATAGctcatcaaatgttttcttctctcatCCTCCTCACATTCACTTTTGTCTACTTCTCATAGTTTGAATCACGCTCCGGCCCTTTGACAATCAAATCTCTCTGCTGTGCATACAGGGCCGAGGATATTAAGAGTCATGCGGAAGTTATAAATCCCCCAAATCTCTCTTGCCAGGAAATTGCTTGaataaatgattatttattCTTAGGTCATTTTCCATAATAAATCAGACTAAAACGACCTACAGTTGAACACAAGGTGACACTTTAACTAATCTCTATACAAGCAAGGCTTTGGCATCCAGCATTAATAAGTCTCATGAGATGATCAGTCCAAGctttatttatcatgtttaaaGGCAAAGACCAAAATCACACCAGGTATTATTATTAGTTAAtcggagagagaaaaaatcttGACTGTCAACCACAtgtgtattgttatttttttcttacaggGAAGATCTGCGAAGAATGTAAAGATATCTGGTCACAGGATATCCGGGAATACATGTCGGAGCCCTGGAACCTCCTGGATTTTAGTATTTCAACCATTTTCATCACCTCTTTCATTGCCCGGTTAATGGCTTTCTGGCATGCATATTCTGCTCAGTGTTATGTTGACGAGCACTACAACGGCCTGGCCAACATGACCCTGCCCTCAGAGATACAGTATTTCCAGCTGGGTAAGTGTGGACCAAAGAATTCATATAGAAGTATCAGTCATGATTTTACAAATACAATTTTTTGTAAGAGAGGATATACTGGCTCAGATTGATATTTTAGATGTATCTGCGTTTTCCTGGATAATTACATTT includes these proteins:
- the trpc6b gene encoding short transient receptor potential channel 6, coding for MMMARQVVAKPRRQALRGDGYLLHAQSSSCLSMTEELFLDAAEYGNIPEVRRMLEQLPELDVNCVNYMGLNALQLAVANEHLEVTKLLLTKKDLARIGDALLLAISKGYIRIVEAILNHQALADSHMLTNSPSQAETRDDFFAYDEDGTRFSRDITPIILASQCHDYEIVHILFTKGARIERPHDYFCQCRICSEQQRHDSFSHSQSRINAYKGLASPAYLSLSNEDPVMAALELGNELAVLANIEKEFKNEYQKLSMQCKDFVVGLLDLCRNTEEVKAVLNGDTESCQSTETFSRQNLIRLKLAIKYEVKKFVAHPNCQQQLLSIWYENLSGLRQQTTAVKVLLVLGVAAGLPVLAFIYWIAPSSKLGKLMCGPFLKFVAHAASFMIFLCLLILNAADRFGGTSLLPNMTTHDHPSQLFRMKTTPFTWMEILIISWVIGKICEECKDIWSQDIREYMSEPWNLLDFSISTIFITSFIARLMAFWHAYSAQCYVDEHYNGLANMTLPSEIQYFQLARVNWMPSDPQLISEGLYAIAVVLSFSRIAYILPANESFGPLQISLGRTVKDIFKFMVIFITVFVAFMVGMFNLYSYYLGAKHNDAFTTLEESFKTLFWAIFGLSEVKSVVINIDHKFIENIGYVLYGVYNIIMVIVLLNMLIAMFNSSFQEIEDDSDVEWKFARAKLWFSYFENGGTLPVPFNLVPSPMSVVSLWLGIRDLLRDGPQGKSKESTHDERELNKLRQQEDLTVETPLCPSHHQKIMNRLIKRYILQAQRDKENEDINEGELKEIKQDISSLRYELLERENHDMETLAKLIRHLGDDIHVHQREAQKN